The stretch of DNA ATATAAATTGTTCAGATATAAAATCTGGTCTATCTGCCAACGGTTTAATCTGTTTTGTGCAAAGAAAGAATTCCAATTGATATTTACGATACTGTTTCTATAATCATTATAATAGCTTTGATAATATCCGGTAGGATAATAATCCTGAGGGTAGTCATAATAGTAATCATCGGGAAAATAATTTTGATCGTCCTGATCATAATATCCATTATTATTTCCATACCCATCATCTCCCCAACCATTATTCGGGTACTGCTGAGCAAACGACAATGTCGCAAAACCCAGTACTAATCCTAAAAATATTTTTTTCATCTGATAATCGTTAATTGGTTAGTATATAGCAGAATATCGCTATTCTTATTCTTTGATATCAATAAAAAAAAGAAGTTAAATCCTTCGATAAAACTTCTTTTAAAATATTATTAATTCATTGATAATCAAATGTTAAATTATTATAAACGACCGCTTCCTCTGACCCAGTCACTTATTTTCTGATTGAAAACCTTCTTTTCTTTTAAATCTTCTAAGTTCAGATGCATTCTGTACCTCCAGTAATGAGGAAAAACAGCTGGATTATTGATTCTCTCATTATCTATTTTTGGATTAACAAGTTCTCTATCGGTTGCCAAAAATTCCTGTATGGGAAACACAGCCAACATGGCGTCATTATAGAGATGCTGTTTCATAATGATTTCCGCTAAATCCTCATTCAGCTCTTCAGGAGCTGACCCGTACTGACCCAATTGCTGATTAAAATACTTCTGAGTGAGAGCTGGATCTTCTTTCCACCATTGCCTTAACGTTGAACTATCATGTGAAGATGCCGTAACAACATTGAGGTAGCTTGCATTTTTAGGATTGTAGAATGGAATATTTTCAGCAGGCATACGCTGAACTTTCAATGCAACAATAGCCAGCTCATCCATCACCACAGGAACACAAGCAGGAACCATTCCTAAATCTTCACCACAGATAAGCATTTTGGTCGCATTCAGAATAACCGGAAGCTTTTCCATTGCTCCTTCATACCAAAGCTGATCCTGTCTTCTGAAGAAATAATCATGGTATAAATCGTAAATCGCTTTTTTCTCCCAGTCTGATAAATAATGATATGAATCCGTACTATACACATTAAACCTCAGATGATAAACTACTTCTCCATTTATCTCTTCCGTTACAAAGAGAACATTCGCGCAGAGTGAAATCAGTTTTTCTTCCAGAGCACCCTGCGGGTTTTTCTTGAAATAATCTGAAAGTTTTCTTTGGGAATCAAATTCCTCTTTAAATGAATAAGTTCCGTCAAAGTTATTATTAAGAAATTCTAATGCCTTACTGCTTTCTTCTCCAAAATAATTCCAGAGAATCTGATCATTGATAAAAGGCTTGCAATACCTGTCAAAATTAAAAGGAATATTCCACGCTTTAAATTCGTCTGCAACGATAGGAACAGCAGGATAAAAATATCCCAGAATACCCTGGGTTGCTGAAATAGGCATTCTCCATATTCTGAAAAAACCTAGAATATGATCGATTCGCATAGCATCAAAATATTGCTCTAGTGCCTTGAACCTGTTTTTCCACCATCTGTAGTCATCCTCTTTCATCGCCTCCCAGTTATAAGTTGGAAACTCCCAATTTTGGCCTAATTCAGTGAATTGATCCGGCGGTGCCCCAGCCTGGAAGTCCATCCCAAATAATTCAGGCTCTGCCCATGCTTCAACAGAATACCGGTAAATACCAATCGGAAGATCCCCTTTAAGAGAAACACCTAAACTATGAGTATAATCAACAGCTTCTTTTAATTGTTTATGAAGTTGGAACTGAATCCACGCATGAAGCATTGAGCTATCATACTCTTTATTTTTTACAGAAAAGAATGGAGAGATTTTTCCAGCAATATATTTTTTATGAGTTTTCCAATCATTAAAATTGGGCGTTTTATACTTATCTCTTAATACACAAAATGCACAATATGGAATGAGCCAGCTATCATTATCTTTTATAAACTTTTTGAAATTTCTATCTTTATAGATCTTATCTTTTTCAAGATTAAAAACGGCTTTCAGATATTTCCATTTCCCAGAAATCATTTTTTCATAATCAATGAGATCCAAAGCATTTAATGCATTTTTTTCTACGCGATACTCTTCAACTAAATCCTTAGGCAATGGATAATCAAGATTTTCAAGTGATAGGTATTGTGGATGCAGAGCGTATACAGAAACTGCAGCATAAGGATAAGAATCTGTCCAGGAATAATTAGCTGTAGTATCATTGATTGGAAGAATCTGAATAATGCCAAGATCAGTCTCTTTCGCCCAATCTGCCAGGAGTTTTATATCCGAAAATTCACCAACACCAAACCCATTTTCACTTCTTAAGGAAAATACGGGAACTGCTACTCCAGCATCGTGGTACATCTGATACAATTTGAACTTAAAATAGTGGTTGGAAACAATTTGTAAAACATCTTGCTGTAGATTCGGTACCGTAAATCTGTTTTCCCCTGTTTCTACGTCAACAACCTTATCTACACTGGTATCATAAAGGCAGTATTTAAATTGTATAAATTCATTTTCCGGGATCTCAACTGATGCTTCCCAAATTCCAAAATCAATCTGAGATAAGTGAATCACTTTTTCATAATCCCAATTCCCTAGCGATGCTGTACTTCCAAAGAGAACCACCTTCCAGTCGGAGTTATAAACCGGAGCCTCTATTCTGAATACATGCGTATGCTTCTTTAAAACTGTTACCTTTTCAGGAACAAATTGATTAAGTTTATGATGTAGAATTTTATTGTTAAGATAATTTTCCGGAAAATTTTTATTGTTCCACTCATCGAAAATTAAAAACTCTTTATAGTTATGAGGAAAATTAAGATGATGGGAAACAAATTCTTCCCTTAAAACAAGTCCTCTTTCATCGACCAACTGATATTGATAAGAAATAATTTTTGAAAAATAATCTACCTCACATTTCCACAAACCATTCTCTGCATAAAGCATTGTATGAGTTTTAGGTGCAGCCCCTTCTTCATTGATCACCACCTGTAAACATTCTCCAATTTTTGCGCTGTAACCTATATTAAAGTATAATTTCATCTTTAATTTTTTATAAAAATACATTTTAATCTCGAAAAACAAAACTTAATGAATGTCAAATATTCATTAAAAAAACCTTCTCAATATACTTGAAAAGGTTTTTATGTTTTGATAATTTGAGGGTATTAATCATTCACAATAATCTTCTTACTCAATATTGCTTTTCCTGAATGGTCAGTAATATTTACTATATAGGTGCCATTTACGAGATTACCTAAGTTTATCTGCTGACTGACACTACCATCTTTTACTGCTAAATTCTGTTTTAACACATTTTTACCTGACATATCCAATATCATTAGAGAAAGATTTCCCTTTATCGTTTTATCATTGCCCATGATATTGATTACCCCATCATCAACTCTTGTCGGGAAAACATCCAGCTTTGATAAGACATTTCCTTTTACTCCCTTATCATTCGCAAAATATTGACTCGCCAAATCATAGATGGGAAGATTCAAATTCCCCGGAAGCTGTTTTGCGATCAGAGTCTTTAAGTCCACTTCATATAAAGGAGCTCCTTTTGCACTGGCAACAACAACCCTTCCGGCAGCATTGACAGCTGAACCATTAACAGAATAATTTTCAGGAATACCAGTAACCTTTCCAACAAACTTCGCTTTGAGTTCTTTTGTCATTACTTTAAAAACATTTCCGGATGCTGAAAACACATAGAAATTATTTTCTGCGTCAGATATCATATCACTATCATATCACCGCCAAAACCCGTTTCCAGAGTAGTGAATGAATTCTTTCCATTGGAAATATCATCTTTTATGATGCCAAGGTCATTAACAACATATTGATTATTTTTTTTGCTGATTTGCAAAAATTGTGTTCCGGCATTATTGATCGCATAGATATTTCCGTCATATCCTGCGGTCATTCTTGTCATGTGCGAATTGATGTCGCAGGAAGTTGCTTTTGCAATATTGTTTTCAATTAAAGTAATGGTTTTAGTCTTAGGGTTTAAGACATAGATATTGGAAGAAAACATAGGCATATAAACCAGGCTGTGATCACGTACATCATAAGCCATTGCTGCCATTGTCGCTGCCTGAGCATGATTGTAAGAATTTCTATCCTCTGTAACAGAACCATTTCTTGACTGTGAAAACACTTTTGCCGAAGCGTCTGCAGTAAGAACAGTTTCACCGGAAGTTCCGTTGATAACATCAATTGCACGGAAATCATTAAAAATAATACTAGGTGTATCCTTTCCTGTAAGTGCAAAAAAATCCTGCTGTGCATAAGCTTCAACACCTATAAGCAGAAAGAATAAAGGGAATAAATGTTTTTTCATAAATATTGGATTTAGATCGTAATAGGTTTATTACTACTAAGTTAATTAATTTTCACATTGAATAATCAAAATCCTATTATTAAATTCATGAAACCTAGAACTCCATTTTTGATGTTTAAAAAATTTTTGCAGCTTGGGCTTTTAACCACAGGCTACTATGATTTACACAAATGTTTATGATTATTTTCACTCTTGCAGATTCGGCAGATTACTGAGTTCTGAATAATCAATTCAAATACAAAAAAATCTCGCAGATTTTAAAGATCCAACAGATAATTTTATTTTAAAAATCTGTGTAATCTGTAAAATCTACGAGAGATTATTATTTAAAAAGTTTGAACTTTATTTTAATTTAAAACATAAGTTGTTCCATCCCTTCCATCTTTTAATTCAATACCTTCAGCAAGCAGCTTATCTCTGATCTGATCTGAAAGATCAAAGTTTTTAGATTTACGGGCCTGATTTCTCAGCTCGATTAAAACCTGTAAAGTCTGATCCAATTTTTCGTTATTATTTTCTTCAATAGCCTGTAATCCCAGCACCTCAAAAATAAAAGCATTTAAAAGTGACTTTAACTCTTCTAAATCTTTTGTTGAGATGGTTTCTTTACCATCATTTAAAGCAAAAATAAACTTCACAGCCTCAAATAAATGAGCAATTAAAATCGGAGAGTTAAAATCGTCCGTTAAGGCATCATAACATTTTGCCTTCCAATCCTGAAGGTTAAAGTCTGATTTTTTATCATCGTTTGGCGTGATAGAATTCAAGATCTTCACAGCTTCCATTAATCTGAGAAAGCCTTTTTCACTTGCAATCATAGCATCATTGGAAATATCCAACACGCTTCTGTAATGAGCCTGTAGGAAGCAAAAACGCACAATAGTCGGATGAAACGGTTTCTCGAAAAAATCATTTTCGCCTGTTACCAACTGCATTGGCAAAATATAATTTCCGGTTGATTTACTCATACGCTGACCGTTCATAGTCAACATATTGGCATGCATCCAATAATTTACAGGTTCTGTATCATTGCAAGCTTTTCCCTGAGCAATTTCACACTCGTGGTGTGGGAATTTTAAATCCATTCCTCCTCCATGAATATCAAACTTTTCGCCCAGATATTTAGTACTCATTGCTGTACACTCCAGATGCCATCCGGGAAAACCTTCTCCCCAAGGCGAATTCCAACGCATGATATGAGCCGGGGAAGCTTTTTTCCATAAGGCAAAATCCTGTGGATTCTTCTTTTCTCCCTGTCCATCCAAATCACGGGTATTCGCAAAAAGTTCTTCTATATTACGTTTTGAAAGTTCTCCGTAATTCAATCCTCTTTTGTTGTATTCAAGAACATCAAAATATACAGAACCATTACTTTCATAAGCAAAACCTCTTTCAATGAGCTTTTGAGTTAATTCAATTTGTTCAACAATATGTCCTGTCGCTGTAGGTTCAATATTGGGAGGCAGTAAATTAAACAGGTCCAAAACCTTATGGAAGTCAACTGTATATTTCTGTACGATTTCCATGGGTTCCAGTTTTTCAAGACGAGTCTGTTTTACAAACCTGTCATTTTCAACATTTCCATCATCTGTAAGGTGACCTGCATCAGTGATATTTCTCACATATCGTACCTTATATCCCAAATGCATTAGGGTACGGTAGATAAAGTCGAAAGAAAGGAAGGTTCTTACATTTCCCAAATGTACATTACTGTATACTGTAGGGCCACAAACGTACATTCCTACATTTCCTTCTAAGATGGGCTTAAATATTTCTTTTTCCGCTGTAAGCGAGTTATATATTTTTAATTGCATTGATGTTAAATTAAAAAATTTAATGATTAAAAGATTCAAAAATTAGTTAAAAAATTTTATCCCAACAAATAATGGTCATGATGAAAATCGTATATGAAGCTTTTTTAAATTTTATCATAAGTAAATTACTTTTAAATACTTCCAGATTACCCCAATGTCGTATGAGTTCCCACATAATGCAAGAATTCCTGTCTTGTAATTGGATTCGTTCTGAAAATACCACTCAATTCAGCCGTAATCGTAGAACTTGCGGTATCTTTGATCCCTCTGCAGTTGACACAAAGATGCTTCGCATCAATGATACATGCAACATCTTTTGTTCCCAAAGCTTCTTTCAAAGCATTTACAATCTGCATGGTCAGCCTTTCCTGTACCTGAGGTCTTTTGGCATAATAATCAACAATCCTGTTAATCTTTGAAAGCCCAATCACCTCACCATTCGAAATATAGGCAACATGTGCTTTTCCAATAATCGGTAAAAAGTGATGCTCACAAAATGAATATACTGTGATATCTTTTTCTACCAACATTTGTCGGTATTTATACTTATTAGAAAAGGTAGAAATTCCCGGCTTATTCTCAGGGAGTAACCCTCCGAAAATTTCATTGACGTACATCTTTGCAACACGCTTAGGAGAATCCTTTAATGAATCATCGGTCATATCCATTCCCAATGTTTCCATAATCTCCCCAAAAAGCTGAGTAATCTTTTCTATTTTTTCCTGTGGCGATTTATCAAAAGCATCTTCCCTTATAGGCGTATGTTCTTTTCCTGTGAAAATATCATCGTCGTTATCAGTAAAATCAACCATTTTTATTTAATTTGCAACAAAAATACGGATAATATCTATTCGTTTATTTCAATTGAAACTAAAAACATTATCTTTCACCCCCTATTTTTATAAATTTTATGGTTATTGTTGAAGAAGTACAGAATGAAAAACAGAAAAAGGAATTTTTAGATTTCCCTACCCAACTTTACCAACACGACAAAAATTTTATCAGACCTTTGGATAAAGACATCGAAGAGGTATTTGATCCTGCTAAAAATAAAGTTTTTAAAAATGGGGAATGCACCCGGTTCCTATTTAAAAATAAAAAAAGAGAGATTGTCGGAAAAGTAGCTGTTTTTGTAAATAAGCTTTATCATCAGGATCAACCTACAGGAGGGTTTGGTTTTTTTGATTGTATACAAGATCAGCCGACTGCTAATTTCATTTTTGATCATTGTAAAAAATGGCTTCAGGAAAGAGGAATGGAAGCTATGGACGGACCCATTAATTTCGGGGAAAGAGACAAATTCTGGGGCCTGCTTATCGAGGGATACTCTTCTCCCCTGTATGGAATGAATTACAATCCTTCTTATTATAAAGAGCTTTTTGAGAATTATGGTTTCCAGATATATTTTGAACAACTCTGTTTTTCAAGACCCATTTTCGCAGAAGTTTCCAGAGTCTTTACTGTGATGCATGCCAAGCATAAAAGAAATCCTGCAATTTCTGCCCAACCCATGAAAAAAAATAACCTCCCAAAGTTTGCTAAAGATTTTACCGAGGTTTACAATAAAGCATGGGCAACACACGGTGAAGGAAAACGAATGGAGGAGGCAAAAGTTCTGAAAATGTTCAATACCATGAAGCCTATCATCAATGAACACATTTCATGGTTCGTCTATGAAAATGAAAATCCTATCGCCATGTGGATGAATATTCCGGATCTGAATCAGTGGGTTAAATACCTCAACGGAAAATTAGGCTGTATTGGAAAATTGAAATTTTTATGGTACAAAACGTTCAAGAAGAATGAAAAAATGGTTGGGTTGGTTTTTGGCGTTGTTCCTGAATGGCAGAAAAAAGGTATTGACGGCTACATGATCTGGGAAGGTACCCAACACCTGAGAAAGCATACCGATTTCAAAGTTACTGAACTCCAATGGATTGGTGACTTCAATCCTAAAATGATCAAAATTGCAGAAAATCTTGATACTACTGTCACAAGAAAGTTAGCCACTTACAGGTATTTGTTTGATAGGGATAAGACTTTTGAAAGGCATCCTATGCTTTAATCACTGGTATAACACTTTTAATTTTAAAGAATACCGATTGAATACTCTCCATAGTTATTTGGGGAAATAAACCACGTATTTACGACTCCTTACATCACAAATAGTCTGACCCTATTAGAATATTTTCAAATAAATTGAAAATTTAGATTATTTTTTTTCTTTACTTTTTCATCAAAATCACAAATACAGCTCAGAAAATCAATTTATTACATCTTTTAATTCTACTTACAGTGAACATTTGATATGTTTGTAAAAACACAAATAAAATTTGATCACTGTATGAAAAAATAATTATTCTCTATACATTTTACATCCCGTAACACATTATATATTTTTCAATGTAAGAAAAATGTATTCTTGATGACTTCCAGATTTATTCTTTCATTTTTAAAAGAATCCTGATTCAAAGTTTCAGAAGTGTCTATTAAACACTATAACTAAAAACATATTCAGACTTGGTGAATATTCTATCATAATAAAAAATAAACCTAATAATGAAAAAAATTTTACTCACTGGTATTATTCTATCCACTCATCTAAGTTTTGCCCAACAGGCAGCCAATTTAACGGTCCATGATACTAGAAATACTAATGACTTACCTTCTGCATATACAAGAGAGCTTAAAATTGAGTTTAAAAGAAGAAATGCCATTGATGTCCCGGGAATTGGTAATCATTCAAGTACATTAACAATTGCTCCGTGGGCCAGGACTGATAATTCTGGAAATAAGAATCATCAACTCAACTTTAATGATGGAGGTATCTTCTACAGAAATGCTTTCCCCACTGACAACCAATGGGGGAATTGGGGCAAGCTTCTTATGGAATCAAGTGAGGGAACAGTAGCCATTGGGGGGCCAACAGATCCTAAGATTTCTTTTAAAAACTATGGCAGGGCCCAATTTTATACCAATGTTAATAGTGATGCCATTCAGGTAAGGAGTATGGTTCAAAATGTCAGTTCAGGAATGGATATGATGTGGCTTGTTTATGATCATTATCAACCTAATGATGTGGGATTACTTACTCTTTCTTCTCCCCATTCACAAGGCGATTGGGCAAAGCCCGTATTCACGGTACGAGCAAATGGTAAAGTCCTTATTGGAACTTCATGGAATAATACAGCGCTTTCCACTTGTAATGACTGTAATGAGTATCGATTGTTTGTCAAAGACGGAATAAAAACAGAAAAAGTAAAAATCGAAGTCCCTTCTACCAACGGATGGGCAGATTATGTTTTCAAAAAAGGATACCAACTCAAATCATTAGAAGAAGTAGAACAACATATTGAAGAAAAAGGACATTTGCCTAATATTCCTTCTGCAGAAGAAGTCGTAAAGAATGGAATCAATGTAGCAGAAATGGACGCAAAACTTCTGGAAAAGATTGAAGAGCTAACTCTTTATTCGATCGAACAAAATAAACAACTAAAATCCCAATCTGAAAAAATAGAGAAATTAGAAACGCAATTGGAATCTCTTCTTTCAGAAAAAACTAAATAAAACACAATGAAACCCGATAGGGTTACATCTGTCAGATAACAACAATAAAAAATATCCAGATGAAAAGAAAATTACTTTCTCTATCCTCATTATTAATAGGATTCTTTGGTTTTTCTCAAACCGTAGTTTATTTCAAATATGATGAAGCTGGAAATCAACGATACAGGGGTCCTAATATCAATGCTAAAAAAGCTCCGGAAGAACTAAAAAAGGAAGCTCAACCTGAAACTCAGGAGAAACCAGTTGCTTCTATACAACAGAATACAGCGATGGATGAAAAAACATTCTGGAAACAAGTCAGACTCTACCCTGTTCCGGTTAATGATTTTCTTACCATAGACTGGACTGACGAAGCAAATGAATTGATAGAATCTGTTTCGCTTTACCAGCATAGTACGGTCCACTGGAAATTTCAGCAGCAAAACATTCCAAGCTTAAATAAACAATTAAAAATCAATATGTCTGGTTTTGAATGGGGTGTTTATGTTCTTCGTTTCACCTTGAAGGACGGAAGGATATTCAGCAGAAATATTACGAAGAGATAGCAGATGTCAGGTTGCAGGTTGTAGGTAACAGGCAGCAGGAATATTGAGACCTACCGTCAGATCGAGTGAAATTTTCGCAGCGTAGCGAAGAATAATTTTGTATCGAGATCTGATTGTATTACCAAAGGACACCATTATCATACCATCATAATTATCAAAAAACTTATGAAATTTTTATATTCATTCATCATATCATTAAGCTCAGTTTTAAGCTTTTCACAAACCATACTCTACCAGCAGGAAAGTACGTCACGAACAGTACAAGACCCACAGGCAGTAGTATTGGCACAAGGATTCAAAGCTACAGCCAGTACTTCCAACCCATTTATAGCTAAGATTGGTACTGCCACAGAAAATCAGGGAGGGGGCCCTACAAATTCTAATGCAGGAGCAACTAACCCATCGGGAACAACAGCGCCGGATGGACAAAGCTTTCATGATACCCAAGGAAATATTGAGGTTTCCGAAGCAGGTCAATTACAATTTACCTTACCAATTGCCTTACCTCCGGGGATAAAAAGCGTGGCTCCTCAAATCAATCTTGTCTATGCCAGTGGAACAGGCAATGGTATTGCTGGATATGGATGGAACCTTTCTGGGATTACAGCCATTTCAAGAATAGGAAAAACGATTGAAAAAAATGGTGAAACAAAAGGAGTTCAATTAGATTACTCAGATTATTATAGTTTTAATGGACAACGACTTATTTTAAAATCAGGAGAATATGGCAAAGACGGAGCGGAGTATGTGACCGAGAAATATTCTAATGTAAAAATAAAGTCTGTAGGTATCGGACTGTTTTCAGGGCCAGCGCAATTCGAAGTTACTTTCGAAGACGGTTCACAGGCATGGTATGGAGCTACTGATGCGGGGCTAAATAATGCCAAAACTCCTATCGAATATAATATTGTAAAGTGGAAAGATGTACAAGGAAATTATATCACGTATAACTATTTACAATCAGGCCTTTCAAATGTTGCTGTGATTTCAAGTATCCAATGGGGAGGTAATGAAACACTTAATAAAGCGAATTTCAATGAGATTTTGTTTACTTATATTTCGAGAGATTTAGTCGAACAATCTTACGTTGCTGGTGCCGGGTTTATACAAAATAGTTTACTAAAGGAAATAAAAGTAAGTTCAAGTGGTAATCTATTCAAAAAGTATGTGATTGAATATGCTAATAATGATATAAAATATAAATTTGTTGAAAGGATAACAGAATATAACGCTAATAATGAAGCGGCTAATCCTATAGTTTTTAAAAATGAATCTAGTCCTGTTGGAACAAATATTATCAATTCGAACTCAAGATACGATGATATTTATGGAGATAATATAATTACAGGTGATTTCAATGGTGATGGTAAATTGGATTTCTTAAAAGGAAATACATTAATGCTTGGAAGACTGGATGGAAATAGTAATTTTATTAATGTTTCTTATGAAGGCAGTTTTTTATCTGTAATCAATACTCCTAAAAATAATGTTCTTCTAGATAGGCAATCATTTGCAACTTCTGTATATGATTATCAGAATAAAAAAATTATAATAAACTATTATGCGTTAAACTCGAGTAATATACTTGAAAAGTATAATTCTTTTGTATTAGATAATATCCCTCAAAGTATATTTGCTGAGGCACCATGTTATCCTGCTTATAATCAAAACATGTGTAATTCTGGTTTTTCAGTTGGAGTCTCAGCAAAAGAAGGCGATTTTAATGGAGATGGAGTTTCTGAATTGCTCCTTCTAGTATATGGTTCAACAAGCTGTGATTGCGAAGATTATTATGGATCTAATCAAACACGCACAAATACAAGTAGTGGAGAAGCTTATTTTTATGTTGATACAAAAACCAATTTCAACAAAAAATCTACATATGATCCTATATTATATACTGTAGGTGATTTTGACGGGGATGGAAAATCCGATTTGATAAACTTATCCGGTGGAAGCAACATATATTCATTTAATGAAACTTCAAAAGATTTTGAATTAAAAGTACA from Chryseobacterium piperi encodes:
- a CDS encoding T9SS type A sorting domain-containing protein; translation: MKRKLLSLSSLLIGFFGFSQTVVYFKYDEAGNQRYRGPNINAKKAPEELKKEAQPETQEKPVASIQQNTAMDEKTFWKQVRLYPVPVNDFLTIDWTDEANELIESVSLYQHSTVHWKFQQQNIPSLNKQLKINMSGFEWGVYVLRFTLKDGRIFSRNITKR
- a CDS encoding 4-alpha-glucanotransferase: MKLYFNIGYSAKIGECLQVVINEEGAAPKTHTMLYAENGLWKCEVDYFSKIISYQYQLVDERGLVLREEFVSHHLNFPHNYKEFLIFDEWNNKNFPENYLNNKILHHKLNQFVPEKVTVLKKHTHVFRIEAPVYNSDWKVVLFGSTASLGNWDYEKVIHLSQIDFGIWEASVEIPENEFIQFKYCLYDTSVDKVVDVETGENRFTVPNLQQDVLQIVSNHYFKFKLYQMYHDAGVAVPVFSLRSENGFGVGEFSDIKLLADWAKETDLGIIQILPINDTTANYSWTDSYPYAAVSVYALHPQYLSLENLDYPLPKDLVEEYRVEKNALNALDLIDYEKMISGKWKYLKAVFNLEKDKIYKDRNFKKFIKDNDSWLIPYCAFCVLRDKYKTPNFNDWKTHKKYIAGKISPFFSVKNKEYDSSMLHAWIQFQLHKQLKEAVDYTHSLGVSLKGDLPIGIYRYSVEAWAEPELFGMDFQAGAPPDQFTELGQNWEFPTYNWEAMKEDDYRWWKNRFKALEQYFDAMRIDHILGFFRIWRMPISATQGILGYFYPAVPIVADEFKAWNIPFNFDRYCKPFINDQILWNYFGEESSKALEFLNNNFDGTYSFKEEFDSQRKLSDYFKKNPQGALEEKLISLCANVLFVTEEINGEVVYHLRFNVYSTDSYHYLSDWEKKAIYDLYHDYFFRRQDQLWYEGAMEKLPVILNATKMLICGEDLGMVPACVPVVMDELAIVALKVQRMPAENIPFYNPKNASYLNVVTASSHDSSTLRQWWKEDPALTQKYFNQQLGQYGSAPEELNEDLAEIIMKQHLYNDAMLAVFPIQEFLATDRELVNPKIDNERINNPAVFPHYWRYRMHLNLEDLKEKKVFNQKISDWVRGSGRL
- the folE gene encoding GTP cyclohydrolase I FolE is translated as MVDFTDNDDDIFTGKEHTPIREDAFDKSPQEKIEKITQLFGEIMETLGMDMTDDSLKDSPKRVAKMYVNEIFGGLLPENKPGISTFSNKYKYRQMLVEKDITVYSFCEHHFLPIIGKAHVAYISNGEVIGLSKINRIVDYYAKRPQVQERLTMQIVNALKEALGTKDVACIIDAKHLCVNCRGIKDTASSTITAELSGIFRTNPITRQEFLHYVGTHTTLG
- the cysS gene encoding cysteine--tRNA ligase, translated to MQLKIYNSLTAEKEIFKPILEGNVGMYVCGPTVYSNVHLGNVRTFLSFDFIYRTLMHLGYKVRYVRNITDAGHLTDDGNVENDRFVKQTRLEKLEPMEIVQKYTVDFHKVLDLFNLLPPNIEPTATGHIVEQIELTQKLIERGFAYESNGSVYFDVLEYNKRGLNYGELSKRNIEELFANTRDLDGQGEKKNPQDFALWKKASPAHIMRWNSPWGEGFPGWHLECTAMSTKYLGEKFDIHGGGMDLKFPHHECEIAQGKACNDTEPVNYWMHANMLTMNGQRMSKSTGNYILPMQLVTGENDFFEKPFHPTIVRFCFLQAHYRSVLDISNDAMIASEKGFLRLMEAVKILNSITPNDDKKSDFNLQDWKAKCYDALTDDFNSPILIAHLFEAVKFIFALNDGKETISTKDLEELKSLLNAFIFEVLGLQAIEENNNEKLDQTLQVLIELRNQARKSKNFDLSDQIRDKLLAEGIELKDGRDGTTYVLN
- a CDS encoding T9SS type A sorting domain-containing protein, with amino-acid sequence MISDAENNFYVFSASGNVFKVMTKELKAKFVGKVTGIPENYSVNGSAVNAAGRVVVASAKGAPLYEVDLKTLIAKQLPGNLNLPIYDLASQYFANDKGVKGNVLSKLDVFPTRVDDGVINIMGNDKTIKGNLSLMILDMSGKNVLKQNLAVKDGSVSQQINLGNLVNGTYIVNITDHSGKAILSKKIIVND